The following proteins are co-located in the Acidobacteriota bacterium genome:
- a CDS encoding archaeosortase/exosortase family protein, producing MPQTRPGEPDSGSEPRPAAQTPAESPVTRPPAGRAPYLWVGGFVALSVLAWLLDQARWFQATVLEPYGAFLARLTGHWMLLFGLNASWSGNVIGLDKARFTLSTECTGFLVFMVYAAAVVPFPASLRSKLEGLALGFATVFGLNLLRAFLIVVVGTRYPGTVWSMHMVVGQVLVVTGTFLVFLLWARSARGADPAGTAPPAAPRRALWVRAGWFALGWLAGHTVYYGIFLGSALGEWMRALIVSHASWVLSFFSTTAARGNALTVSGSMVTLTPGCMASPVVVILTALVFAWPGRWRVKLPLLLVGFLPACYLYTLLRVCAIVLTEPPKGGSPPPFVHSHFGLMLLVAGFAAVLIWRATVNHQDIPARQHAAAATIGLVTAAVAALLVDLLVRAGLLALILRLFTGSGVPPVDPDASVSRMMGYMAFTWVLSWAVTPFESLWPEIRRALAGLGALAALYLVVALGLGFTGFQPTARMVKALSFLAPVTLYLVTTRGAMFRR from the coding sequence ATGCCCCAGACCCGACCCGGCGAACCCGACAGCGGAAGCGAACCCCGCCCGGCCGCGCAAACCCCGGCGGAATCGCCGGTCACCCGGCCCCCGGCGGGCCGGGCCCCCTACCTCTGGGTGGGGGGCTTTGTGGCCCTGTCCGTCCTGGCCTGGCTCCTCGACCAGGCCCGATGGTTCCAGGCGACGGTGCTGGAACCCTACGGTGCCTTCCTCGCCCGCCTCACCGGGCACTGGATGCTCCTCTTCGGCCTGAACGCCTCCTGGTCCGGCAACGTGATCGGCCTGGACAAGGCCCGTTTCACCCTGTCCACCGAGTGCACCGGCTTTCTCGTGTTCATGGTCTACGCCGCGGCGGTGGTCCCCTTCCCCGCCTCGCTGCGGTCGAAGCTGGAGGGGCTGGCCCTGGGCTTCGCCACGGTCTTCGGCCTGAACCTCCTCCGTGCCTTCCTGATCGTCGTCGTGGGCACCCGGTACCCCGGGACGGTCTGGTCCATGCACATGGTGGTCGGCCAGGTCCTGGTGGTCACCGGGACCTTCCTGGTCTTCCTGCTCTGGGCCCGTTCCGCCCGCGGAGCCGACCCCGCCGGCACCGCCCCCCCCGCGGCCCCGCGCCGGGCCCTCTGGGTGCGCGCCGGTTGGTTCGCCCTGGGGTGGCTGGCGGGTCACACGGTCTACTACGGAATCTTCCTCGGGAGCGCCCTGGGCGAGTGGATGCGCGCGCTCATCGTCTCCCACGCCTCCTGGGTCCTTTCCTTCTTCTCCACCACCGCGGCCAGGGGGAACGCCCTCACCGTCTCGGGGTCCATGGTGACCCTGACCCCCGGCTGCATGGCCAGCCCCGTGGTGGTGATCCTCACGGCCCTGGTCTTCGCCTGGCCGGGGCGGTGGAGGGTCAAGCTGCCCCTCCTGCTGGTCGGCTTCCTCCCGGCCTGCTACCTCTACACCCTGCTCCGCGTCTGCGCCATTGTCCTGACGGAGCCCCCGAAGGGCGGAAGCCCGCCCCCCTTCGTGCACAGCCACTTCGGGCTGATGCTCCTAGTCGCCGGGTTCGCCGCGGTGCTGATCTGGCGCGCCACCGTCAACCACCAGGACATCCCCGCCCGACAACACGCCGCCGCCGCGACCATCGGGCTGGTCACGGCCGCCGTCGCCGCCCTCCTCGTCGACCTCCTAGTGCGGGCGGGCCTGCTGGCGCTGATCCTCCGGCTGTTCACCGGGTCGGGCGTCCCCCCCGTGGACCCCGACGCTTCCGTCAGCCGGATGATGGGTTACATGGCCTTCACCTGGGTGCTGTCGTGGGCGGTCACACCCTTCGAGAGCCTCTGGCCCGAGATCCGCCGGGCCCTCGCCGGGCTGGGCGCCCTCGCCGCCCTGTACCTGGTCGTCGCACTCGGTCTCGGGTTCACGGGTTTCCAACCGACGGCCCGCATGGTCAAGGCCCTCTCTTTCCTGGCTCCCGTCACGCTCTACCTGGTGACGACCCGCGGCGCCATGTTCAGGCGGTGA